From Podospora bellae-mahoneyi strain CBS 112042 chromosome 5, whole genome shotgun sequence:
GTGGACGTCAGGGGCCGGATGGATCGATCCGGGGGAGGTGTAGTTTGCTGTTTTGACTACACCACGGTGACCTTCTGGCGCGTCGAGAGCGTAGTCAAAGTTGGTGTTGAGTTCTGGTGAGGCCTGAAATTTGGCATCGAAGGGGACCTGGAAGCTGGAGGCTACTTGATCGCCTTGGACGTTTTGAAATGGCGGGAGGTCTGGGTCGATGACGAGATGGCCTGTGTCGATGCTGCAGTTGGGTGCGTAGTTGCAGTTGACGAGATACGCAAAGCTGTAGATGCCGCTTGGGAGGGGTGTTGTGTATGTCCATATACCATCATCCGAAGACTTCATCTCATATGGCCACCTGTATAGCGGTTCTGCTGGGAGCTGAGGTGAAGGATTGCTGACATAAAAGTCGCCCGGCTGGTAGTCGTGGGGATCATAGCGGCCGTTGAAGCGGTACGACGTGCCTGTTGTGTGGAACTGGTCGGTGAAAGGTTGAATTCCGCCTCCTATTAGCACCCGCTGCGCAGTTGCGTTGACATAGCGAAAGTCGACCTCGTAGCCAGTGGGACCACGGCCCGTCTTGCGAATGGtcaccgaagccgaagctTCTAGCGACAGTAGGCTCCCAATCGCAAGAAAACTTCGTAAAAGCATGCTGTATGAAATGGGATTTGCCTGCTTCAACGGAGCTTGAAGATTAGTGGACGGTCGGTCTTTTATAGGTAGCTCTGAAAGTATGCTCATCTGTCCCGGAGACCGGGTTGACAGGCACCTTATGCGGGGTTGTTTGGATAAATTGTTCAAATGTAAGCTAAGTCGGGGACGCAGCACCTGTTGGATAAAGTCCCCTTCTATGCCCCCATCGCTTGTGCCGTCTTCCGGATATGCGGGCTTGGTTGCCCCGTTGAATGCTTGATGTGGCAGACAGGCCAAATCTATGACATGAAAGGTTGGAAAGTGCAAAGTAGAACCAGGGATGATAGATGTCATTTTCTGATAGTGGCTCGAGGATCAAAGGCAGGTAATTCTGCTTCCAAAGCTCTTGCTGAGCGCGGTCCATGTCAACTGGTGGCATCATGACCCATTTTGGTTTGCACCATTCCCAGTATGACGGATACCATCCATCACGGCTTCTGGCAAGCTGGAATCTGGAGCACCTATGTAATTTTCTACCGAGTTTTGCTCCAAGCTCCACCAACTTCGGACCATTCCGCGAAGCTCGAGACAAAGCACCTGTCGGTCAGACTCCCCCTACGTCGTGCTCGACCAAAGCAGTATGGCCGTGGGCGGTACTGTCCAATCGCTGGATTTTACCTCCCAAGATAAGGACTACCCGGTACCACAGCTTAATCTTGGATGGGTCAGCATCGACGCTTCGTACAACTGGGCCAAAGGGCAAACATCTCCTCTCAGCGTCAAGGCCTCCTTTCTCGCCGAGCTCAGGTCGTCCAAGAACGCTACACACAAGGAGCCTGCCGCGCTCGTGGGCGCCATGGCTAGGATAGTGGCAAGTGGACTTTGAGCGCTGACCTGGAAGGACTATAtctctcctccctctacAACTTCTTTTTCCAGAAGCCATCGAACGCCGACCCCGATGCAACTGGAGAAGCAGATTACGTTCTTCCGCTCATCGAGGCCATCAAGATTGAAAGCATGAAGCTCACCTACGTCTATGGTAAGACGCCTGCTTCGGGAGACCAAGTTGTTGGCAGCTCATTCACCTTTGACGGAATTTTGAATGTCTCTGATTTGCAGCCCAAACTTCATTTCTCGCATGAGAAGAAGGCCTTTGAGTTCCGAGCAATGTTGCATGCCGGATCGACGACAACCGTTGGGAAGATCATCGAAGATCTCGTCGGAGATGGCATCGACGTCCCAGAGTTCTTGTACGACGCCAAACTAGATCCAGCAAAAGACCATTCCACTTTGTGGCCAAGCTCACGGTGAATTTCCCCAGAGATGTCCAAATCACGTTGACCTTCGCCCAGTGGCATGGTAGCAACTGGTCTGCTTCAGAACCGTCCAAGAAGCTGATCAAGACCGCTCTGACCGGCATCCCCCATGTGTCCATCCCTCTTGTTGGCGATATCACGCAGCCATTTGACGAGATGTACTTCATGCATGTGATCGACGGTACCAAGAAGAAGTCACCCCAGCAACTTCCCGGCATAACTcgcaaggagaaggatgatCTCAACCTGGATGAAGCATTCAAGGCTCATCCTCTCGTTGTCAAGGACAAATCCAAGGATACCAGCGATGATGTAGTGGTCATCACTGCAGGCGTGCACCTCGCGATTGTCATCAAGAACGAGAGAGGCGAGAGAGTCTGTATCCTCGACTACAACtacaagaagcaaaagactGTCGGAGATGGAAAGGAGAACACCAAAAAGCGAACCATCCCGGCGGGGGGAAAAAGCAAGGAACCTGCAAAGAAGGACTCGGACGGCAGCGCGGCCTCGGCGCctctgaagaagaagatgagcgGCCTATCCATCAGCGATATCGGTCTCAAATACGAGAACAAGATTTTCAGCATCTCTTTTACCGCCACCATGGAACTCGGCCCCGTGGGCTTCAGCCTCATCGGGTTCGCTCTTAACATGGAGCTAACAAGCCTCAACCTGAGCGATATCAGGATGCTGCCTCCTAGCCTGGAAGGCTTCTCAGTCGTTTTCGAGCGCAAGCCCCTTTCCATTGCCGGCATCATCCGCCATGGAAAGACTCCCGAACTTGAGTACTACGCCGGTGGACTCATCGTCGGATGGACGCCCTACCAACTCGAGGCAGCAGGCTTCTATGGCAAAGTCAAGCCCGAGGGACGAGACCCATTCGTCTCCGTCTTCGTTTTTGCAAAGCTTGCGGGACCGCTTGTCTCGCTTGAATTCGCAGAGATCTCTGGCGTGACGCGAGGGTTTGGATACAGTTCCAGCGTCCGCGTGCCCACAGCCGATCAGATTACCTCGTTTCCCTTCATTGATCAGCATGCCACGGATAATGCCGGCGATGCACTGCAAGCGCTCCAGAAGCTGACCAGCGCGGGACAGGATGCGTGGTTCCAGCCTGTGCCGGATACGTATTGGGCAGCAGCGGGCATGAAGATTGATGCCTTCCAGATGATCGCGCTCGACGCTGTTGTCGTTGTACAGTTCGGCACTTCTATTAAGCTGGGCATATTTGGTGTTGCATTAGTCGATGTTCCTAGCAGCCTGTCAGACTTCAAGTTTGCCCATGTTGAGCTCGGCATCGCTGCTGTCGTCGATTTCGACATTGGTATCATGAAAGTGGAGGCGCAGCTCTCCCCCAAATCCTACAGCCTTCATCCAAGCTGTAAGTTGACGAGTGGCTTTGCCCTTTGGTACTGGTTTGACGCCCCCCACACTGATCAGGCCAATGTGGGCAACTTTGTCTTCTCCCTTGGGGGTTATCACCAGGCTTTCAAAGTTCCAGTCGGATGGCCTGTCCCAGATCGCCTCAAAATCAGCTGGGGTCTGGGCAACAACCTGTCCATCTCGGGAAAAGCCTTCTTTGCCATCACACCCAAAGTTTGCATGCGAGGCGGCAGACTTCGAGCTTCCTACTCCGCCGGGCCCATAGCAGCTTGGTTCGACGCTTTTGCCAATTTCCTGATCCAATACCAGCCTTTCCACTTTGCATCAGAAGCAGGCATTTGCATCGGCGCAAGCTTCAACCTGGACATCAGGTTCATTCACATCCACATCTCGGTCGAAGTGTCTGCAGATCTATACCTCTGGGGCCCCCCCTTGGCGGGCATCGTCTCTGTCAACATCAAAGTAGCCAGATTCAACATCCACTTCGGCGATGACAACAACGGCCCCGGTGCACTGCAGCTCGGCCAGTTCTTTGATCTTGTCTGGCAGGCTTCtagcaagaagaaggcagcaaccaccaccacccccatgGCGGTCGCAACACCCATCATTCCAATCATGGAACCGGATCAAGCAGCCAGGTTCAAAAGGATGTCTGACAACGTTGGACATACCTTCCTGGGGCGGTTCGGCCTCATGAACGATACCTCTGATCCCAAGCGCGAGCAGAACGCGGAGTGGGTAGTGAGGGGCGGCACATTCAGCTTTTCCATCGGTTGCAAGATGATGGTTGACGATGTGAAGCTTGTAGGCAACAACAAAGAAGACATCAACTCCAAGGCCTCCGGAGCAGGCAGCATATACGCCAAACCGATGAAGACCGATTCCTCCCTTGCCTCGCACATGACTGTGCGGATCACCCAGACCCAGGGGAAGCAGGTATGGGGAATGATTCAGGAGTACAAGACTGTTCCTACTGGTTTGTGGCAAAAGTGTAAGTGCTCCTCTCTGTCCTGCCTATTTCGACTGCTAATTATTCTGCAGACGACTCATCAAAAGACCCCTTGAACGGAAAGGGAAATAACAATATTGACGACTATCTCAACGACAAAGACGGAGGGATGAAGCTAATGAGCGGCATCTTGTtttctgctcctccacccaagATGTCGGATGATAAGCTCAAGGTGTTTGACATCATCGACTCGACGCTCATGGAGATTGAGTCTGATAGGCAGTTCCCTCTTCCAACAGACTGCCATAAAGACTGGGATCCTCACCCGCCAAGgaatgaggaggacgatgatgagtgGACGGTTGTGCAGAAGAGGTGGAAGACACCTCTGTGGAACACGGATAATGAGCCTAAGCACAGTGCTGTTTCCCTTGCAGTCGATTCGAACCCagaggctgctgctcagcCGATTGTTCAAGAGGAACCCAAGACGCGAGACGTAGAGACTGATTTTGTTTCTGCTTTTGTCAATGCTTTTAATTGGGATGCTGGCTTGAAGTTACCTAGCCTGGCCAAGATGCCTCGGAAGCTGGAAAAGAGGTTTGGAGATTTGTTTGTCGTTCCACCGATGATGACTGCTTAGTTGAAGGGCAGTGTAGGgtcgagagaggggggagggagagaaggagaaggacacTTTTACATTGTAGCAGAGCTCACCTACTCCGCAAATGAGGCCAGTTCCTGGGATCACATTGGGTAACGGCCCTAGTATGTCTTGAAGTGTACGGTAAAGTAGCCGCTGAGGAGGCTCAACATTGGCCGAAAATCAGCTGACCTGAAAAGTCTGGCTTCTGTTATATATCTAACACGTATACATATACAGATTACTCCTTCTTAATCCACAGTACCCTCGGGCAACACCGAAATATAATCAATCGGCGCCGGCTCCAACCCATCCGGCCTCCCCACAACCTTTAGCTCACTCCCCTTCttaaccctcacccccctaaACGTCTTCCTCGCGGCCGTCTGCCCATCAATATATGGCGACGGCGCCCGTCCAAGCTCATACTCCAAatcccccttccacttcccCACCAACTTTCTATCCACAAACAGCTCCCAGGTCGAATTCCCCAACGCCATATCATAGTAATTAACCGCAAGGTCATACTTCCCGCTCGGAACCTTGAGCTTCGTCGTGGCAGTGCCAACAGTGCTGTTCGTCTCGGTAACGACACAGTGATACCCGCTTGCTGCCTCAAAGGGAGAGACTCTATACGACTTATACCCCTTGAGCTCCATCTCCTCAGCTTCAATCCTGTACTTGTGGTTGCCCACACGACCGAGTTCATCAGGGATACCGCTCTTGTTGAAGTAAAACTGGTTCACACTGTCACGCCAGACGAGCGAATGGCCAGCCTGGTAGATGAGCCGGAACAAAACGTGCTCGTAGCGCTCTTTGTCAATCCGgcccttgagcttctcccAAAGGGTGACGAATGTCTGCGCCGTGGCGCTGCCCTTGTAGTGGGCGTCGTAAAAGTGTTGAATGACTGTCTTGCCCGACTTGAGCTTTTGGGTGTACGGGACGTGGTGGAACCACAACAGAAGGTTGTCGGGGGTGGTCTCAATGTTCTCGTACATGGCCGCGATTTCAGGGGGGTACTGGCCGGCGAAACCGGTGCCGTTCCATACTGTGCGGTCCATGCCGATGGTGTCATCGTCGGCGCGAGTCCATTGACCCCAGGGGTTTCCGTCTTGGGAGCCGGGGTTGGGACCGTagtggccgaggaggatgtcggtTAGAGTTTGGATGCCGAGGTTGCCGGAGTAATCCTCGTAGGCGGGCCAGGACTCCATCGAgatcttg
This genomic window contains:
- a CDS encoding hypothetical protein (EggNog:ENOG503NY1B): MAVGGTVQSLDFTSQDKDYPVPQLNLGWVSIDASYNWAKGQTSPLSVKASFLAELRSSKNATHKEPAALDSGKWTLSADLEGLYLSSLYNFFFQKPSNADPDATGEADYVLPLIEAIKIESMKLTYVYGKTPASGDQVVGSSFTFDGILNVSDLQPKLHFSHEKKAFEFRAMLHAGSTTTVGKIIEDLVGDGIDVPEFFKRPFHFVAKLTVNFPRDVQITLTFAQWHGSNWSASEPSKKLIKTALTGIPHVSIPLVGDITQPFDEMYFMHVIDGTKKKSPQQLPGITRKEKDDLNLDEAFKAHPLVVKDKSKDTSDDVVVITAGVHLAIVIKNERGERVCILDYNYKKQKTVGDGKENTKKRTIPAGGKSKEPAKKDSDGSAASAPLKKKMSGLSISDIGLKYENKIFSISFTATMELGPVGFSLIGFALNMELTSLNLSDIRMLPPSLEGFSVVFERKPLSIAGIIRHGKTPELEYYAGGLIVGWTPYQLEAAGFYGKVKPEGRDPFVSVFVFAKLAGPLVSLEFAEISGVTRGFGYSSSVRVPTADQITSFPFIDQHATDNAGDALQALQKLTSAGQDAWFQPVPDTYWAAAGMKIDAFQMIALDAVVVVQFGTSIKLGIFGVALVDVPSSLSDFKFAHVELGIAAVVDFDIGIMKVEAQLSPKSYSLHPSCKLTSGFALWYWFDAPHTDQANVGNFVFSLGGYHQAFKVPVGWPVPDRLKISWGLGNNLSISGKAFFAITPKVCMRGGRLRASYSAGPIAAWFDAFANFLIQYQPFHFASEAGICIGASFNLDIRFIHIHISVEVSADLYLWGPPLAGIVSVNIKVARFNIHFGDDNNGPGALQLGQFFDLVWQASSKKKAATTTTPMAVATPIIPIMEPDQAARFKRMSDNVGHTFLGRFGLMNDTSDPKREQNAEWVVRGGTFSFSIGCKMMVDDVKLVGNNKEDINSKASGAGSIYAKPMKTDSSLASHMTVRITQTQGKQVWGMIQEYKTVPTGLWQKYDSSKDPLNGKGNNNIDDYLNDKDGGMKLMSGILFSAPPPKMSDDKLKVFDIIDSTLMEIESDRQFPLPTDCHKDWDPHPPRNEEDDDEWTVVQKRWKTPLWNTDNEPKHSAVSLAVDSNPEAAAQPIVQEEPKTRDVETDFVSAFVNAFNWDAGLKLPSLAKMPRKLEKRFGDLFVVPPMMTA